One Pelagicoccus sp. SDUM812003 genomic region harbors:
- a CDS encoding DUF432 domain-containing protein — protein sequence MAPPSSGLQNPNQPNSAQTAPPRWTHAKLQDAQPVVWRASAFSIYAQRLKEDLMLAHSVDRDQPNLATSPQPVNSLPLGLDWKRWALSLSDDHIAFKPALPDRPIVVKTRTPVIVPPNAQVSLFVSLPVWVEVSAGKSASDLSPLEVFCTQKLSNTWYGTNFEGELCYALKSRARRSLEDLDDEPLRAVCRFSTRNRSEEALPLEKIRVAPEHLAIYETKEHLWTTSLNVEFLGKDLPSRVTYESERPGEAKGGKLMREPAKSPKSASFLDHFVFKNLFHNA from the coding sequence ATGGCTCCTCCCTCAAGCGGCCTTCAAAACCCGAACCAGCCAAACTCCGCCCAAACCGCGCCGCCGCGCTGGACTCACGCTAAACTGCAAGACGCTCAACCCGTGGTTTGGCGAGCGAGCGCCTTCTCCATCTACGCCCAACGCCTCAAGGAAGACCTCATGCTGGCCCACAGCGTGGACCGAGACCAACCGAACCTTGCGACGTCGCCCCAGCCGGTCAACAGCTTGCCCCTTGGGCTGGACTGGAAGCGCTGGGCCTTAAGCCTTTCCGACGACCACATCGCGTTCAAGCCCGCCCTGCCGGATCGGCCGATCGTGGTGAAAACGCGCACGCCAGTCATCGTGCCGCCCAACGCTCAGGTTTCCCTTTTCGTGAGCCTGCCCGTGTGGGTGGAGGTTTCCGCAGGCAAATCCGCCAGCGATCTGTCGCCCCTCGAGGTCTTTTGCACCCAAAAGCTTTCCAACACCTGGTACGGGACGAACTTCGAAGGAGAGCTCTGCTACGCCTTGAAAAGCCGGGCGCGACGCAGCCTGGAGGATTTGGACGACGAGCCGCTCCGAGCGGTCTGCCGCTTCTCCACCCGCAACCGCTCCGAAGAGGCTCTGCCGCTGGAGAAGATCCGCGTAGCCCCGGAACACCTCGCCATCTACGAGACCAAGGAACACCTTTGGACCACCTCGCTTAACGTGGAGTTTCTCGGCAAGGACCTGCCCAGTCGGGTCACCTACGAGAGCGAGCGTCCCGGCGAGGCCAAGGGAGGCAAGCTCATGCGCGAGCCCGCCAAGTCGCCAAAGTCTGCCTCCTTCCTGGATCACTTCGTATTCAAAAATCTATTTCACAACGCCTGA
- a CDS encoding DUF4136 domain-containing protein encodes MKTLALAGFLSKTRLRGLAALAFLSLLLGGCATMPPPSVANVGYEFDSAYNFEQIRTFAIVRPESLSPMSPILRKNLLNEAASRLGRMGYQQVDSPEKADILVSIHGTSKQVIDSVTYSNVYYTNTYRRSSWVYIGGYPSTYITTREEGTLLMDIADARSKELVWRGWGTRRYTLESKVTDQQIYESIKRLMDNFPPSR; translated from the coding sequence ATGAAAACACTCGCCCTCGCTGGCTTCCTCAGCAAAACGCGCCTTCGCGGCCTGGCCGCCTTGGCCTTCCTTTCTCTCTTGCTCGGAGGCTGCGCCACCATGCCGCCGCCATCCGTGGCCAACGTGGGCTACGAGTTCGACTCCGCCTACAACTTCGAGCAAATCCGTACCTTCGCCATCGTGCGGCCCGAGAGCCTGTCCCCCATGAGCCCCATTCTGCGCAAGAACCTGCTCAACGAAGCGGCTTCCCGACTCGGCCGCATGGGCTACCAGCAGGTGGACTCGCCCGAGAAGGCGGACATTCTGGTGTCCATCCACGGCACCTCGAAGCAAGTCATCGACAGCGTCACCTACAGCAACGTCTACTATACCAACACTTACCGACGCAGCTCCTGGGTCTACATCGGCGGCTACCCCAGCACCTACATCACCACCCGCGAAGAAGGCACCTTGCTGATGGACATCGCCGACGCTCGCAGCAAGGAGCTCGTCTGGCGCGGCTGGGGCACCCGTCGCTACACTCTAGAAAGCAAGGTCACCGACCAGCAGATCTACGAGTCTATCAAACGCCTGATGGACAACTTCCCGCCCAGTCGC
- a CDS encoding pyridoxamine 5'-phosphate oxidase family protein has product MPKNFALLTFSNTVKQLQEENASRKAYQRAEAVDRYQLGPAEIAFIASRDHFYLSTVGENGWPYLQHRGGPTGFLQVVDDTTLRFADYSGNRQYISAGNLLDNAKACLFLIDYAQQQRLKIWATATTQTLDELPDFAASLKQEERSAKIERVFTLKIQAFDWNCPKHITPRFTLQQIKQTPELMRDILA; this is encoded by the coding sequence ATGCCAAAGAATTTCGCCCTGCTCACCTTCAGCAACACCGTCAAACAACTCCAGGAGGAAAACGCTTCGCGCAAAGCCTACCAACGGGCAGAAGCGGTGGATCGATATCAGCTCGGCCCTGCGGAAATCGCCTTCATCGCCTCGCGCGATCACTTCTACCTTTCCACAGTCGGCGAAAACGGCTGGCCCTACCTGCAACATCGCGGCGGGCCGACGGGATTCCTGCAGGTGGTGGACGACACCACCTTGCGCTTCGCCGACTACAGCGGAAACCGACAGTACATCAGCGCCGGCAATCTGCTCGATAACGCCAAGGCCTGTCTCTTTCTGATCGATTACGCCCAACAGCAACGGCTCAAGATCTGGGCCACCGCGACGACGCAAACGCTGGACGAACTACCGGATTTCGCGGCCTCTCTGAAACAAGAGGAGCGCTCCGCAAAAATCGAACGCGTATTCACGCTTAAGATACAAGCATTCGATTGGAACTGCCCAAAACACATCACCCCTCGCTTCACGCTTCAACAAATCAAACAAACACCTGAACTCATGCGCGACATTCTCGCCTAA
- a CDS encoding mechanosensitive ion channel family protein, producing MPLPLADISEITQTVEETVGPNAWETSLRLAFLILIGLPLCFALSRLGGRFIKKRFSQHVGLIVQKAILFAGLISIAVSVMLEFGFKLGALLGAAGIVSVAVGFASQTSLSNIISGLFLYGEKPFSIGDVIKVGDTTGIVLSIDLLSVKLRQFDNQFVRIPNETMVKAQVTTVTKFPVRRLDIEVGVAYKEDIDHVIRTLKKAADSNTFCLDEPAPVVIFRGFGDSSLNFTLGAWCERTQFLDLRNTLMRDVKKLFDAEGIEIPFPQRVVHMHEKSAPAEPSAPRSVS from the coding sequence ATGCCCCTACCGCTCGCAGACATCTCGGAAATCACCCAAACCGTGGAGGAAACCGTCGGACCAAACGCCTGGGAAACCAGCCTGCGCCTCGCTTTCCTCATCCTCATCGGACTGCCGCTGTGCTTCGCCCTCTCCAGACTGGGAGGCCGCTTCATCAAAAAACGCTTCAGCCAGCACGTCGGCCTCATCGTGCAAAAAGCGATCCTCTTCGCCGGTCTTATCAGCATCGCGGTGAGCGTGATGCTGGAGTTCGGCTTCAAGCTCGGGGCCTTGCTCGGGGCCGCGGGCATCGTTTCCGTGGCGGTCGGCTTCGCCTCCCAAACCAGCCTTTCGAACATCATCAGCGGCCTTTTTCTCTACGGAGAAAAACCGTTCTCCATCGGCGACGTCATCAAAGTGGGCGACACCACCGGCATCGTGCTCTCAATCGACCTGCTTTCGGTGAAGCTGCGCCAGTTCGACAACCAGTTCGTGCGCATCCCAAACGAAACCATGGTCAAAGCCCAGGTCACCACTGTCACCAAATTCCCGGTACGCCGCCTCGACATCGAAGTCGGAGTCGCCTACAAGGAGGACATCGACCACGTCATCCGCACCCTGAAAAAAGCCGCCGATTCCAACACCTTCTGCCTAGACGAGCCGGCGCCCGTCGTCATCTTCCGCGGCTTCGGCGACTCCTCGCTCAACTTCACCCTCGGCGCCTGGTGCGAGCGTACCCAGTTTCTCGATCTGAGAAACACCCTCATGCGAGACGTAAAAAAGCTCTTCGACGCGGAGGGCATCGAAATTCCCTTCCCTCAGCGGGTGGTGCACATGCACGAAAAAAGCGCCCCTGCGGAACCAAGCGCCCCGCGCTCCGTGTCCTAG
- a CDS encoding DsrE family protein, producing the protein MKTAIVILSDPNSGSEEALGRVFNALAAAYDYKQAGADVIIQFQGAATRWVAELTKEDHIAYELFQAVSDKVDGVSCGCADVFGGTEEAEKNGFALIKGNPVPGTSGLPSFYQLQKDGRQIITF; encoded by the coding sequence ATGAAAACAGCAATCGTCATATTATCCGATCCTAACTCCGGATCCGAAGAAGCCCTTGGCCGCGTATTCAACGCTCTCGCCGCCGCCTACGACTACAAGCAGGCGGGAGCGGACGTGATCATCCAATTCCAAGGAGCCGCCACCCGCTGGGTAGCGGAATTGACCAAGGAGGATCACATCGCCTACGAGCTCTTCCAAGCCGTATCGGACAAGGTCGACGGGGTCTCCTGCGGCTGCGCCGACGTCTTCGGCGGCACCGAGGAAGCGGAGAAAAACGGCTTCGCCCTCATCAAGGGCAACCCCGTTCCCGGCACCTCCGGACTGCCGAGCTTCTATCAGCTGCAGAAGGACGGACGCCAGATCATCACCTTTTAG
- a CDS encoding RNA polymerase sigma factor: MKTETNHPQLTTEQLVRAARQYAYSLSQNESDAQDLVQQSWMKLLSKYGEVANRRILFTSIRNLWYDQLRRQKVVSFSPLEGAPEPHTHQDFGYSVDMESALAQLNPRERQSLYLNVVEGYTAREIGERLDTPRGTILCDLTRARAKLRKLFSEEFERPTQLSQA; the protein is encoded by the coding sequence ATGAAAACGGAAACCAACCACCCCCAACTCACCACCGAGCAGCTCGTCCGAGCCGCTCGTCAATACGCCTACTCTCTCTCTCAAAACGAAAGCGACGCTCAAGATCTCGTGCAACAGTCGTGGATGAAGTTGCTCAGCAAATACGGAGAAGTCGCCAACCGCCGCATTCTCTTCACCTCCATCCGCAACCTCTGGTACGACCAGCTGCGTCGCCAGAAGGTGGTGTCCTTCTCCCCACTGGAGGGAGCGCCAGAGCCGCACACACATCAAGATTTCGGATACAGCGTCGACATGGAGTCCGCCCTGGCCCAGCTCAACCCACGGGAGCGCCAGTCGCTCTACCTCAACGTGGTCGAAGGCTACACCGCCCGCGAAATCGGCGAACGCCTCGACACGCCGCGCGGAACCATCCTGTGCGATCTCACCCGAGCCCGAGCCAAACTGCGCAAGCTCTTCAGCGAGGAGTTCGAGCGTCCCACCCAGCTTTCTCAGGCATAA